A stretch of DNA from Anopheles ziemanni chromosome 3, idAnoZiCoDA_A2_x.2, whole genome shotgun sequence:
AATTATCGCGCTCGCGTTCCGCCGGTCCGAGCTGGCGGTCACAAACGGTGTTGACGGTTTGCGTTTAACGCTTGACTGACCGAACATTGTTTTGCGGGCGTCGTTTTACGTCGGCCGCACGGTGGCCACGTCCACCCCGACGGCATCGATACCGGCCGACACCTTATCCCCGATCGCGGGCGATGGGAGTTTGCGGACATAATCGCAGGCAAATTCGTTTGTTCGTTAGCGGAAAACAATCCGCAAACAAATGATTTGAATATTTGGCGTTGTGTGTCTTCTtctaataaatatttatcgcATTTCCGTGGGTAAATATTGCCCGGTCTCGGCACTGCTGGTCAGTCCGCCTGTCGGAACTTCTTGCCGGTGCACAAGACGATGGGCAGGCCACCCGCGCGACGATTCCGAACACGGGCCACGGACGGGTGGTTCAGCTTGCGAATCACGGTGACAGCGGGAATGTTTCGTGCTTTGTATGTGCCGCGAAGGCGACCGTCCAAAGCCGTCGGCTTTCTTACGCCAACCGGGAATGCCGGAAGGAATGGCCGAAGtgactgtttgttttgttgattcAATATTAAACCGAAGAGGGTGGCATTTGTTTGGCATTCGGATTCAGGGGACCGGCGGAAGGATTATTTCATAAAGCTATACAGAATAACTTGTAGCAATGAAACGAAGCTAACAGTAAATTGGTCTATTTTCGCTTTATAGGTTGAAATGAGAGAACACCCTAAAACAAAGGACAAAATGAGTGGATCATAAAAAGTTCAACTGTAAAAATTATGGAAGCAGGAAAAATATCATACACAAAAGAAATAACATTCGCAAAAGATATCAAGAGCTTTTATGCAGGACATAAATCAATATTTGTTGCCTGACCaaaaaactacatttaaaatgTGATTTGGTGAAGTTCTAATAACACACGTTCAAacatttgtaaaatttattatttgtttttatagtTTGTTGGCGAGAAATTGTTTATGAATTGATCGAATGATGATGCAAGTGATAAGCATATTTACTTGCAAACGTTGTGTTTCTTcagttttaaacatttctctttcttcttaaGATTATATTCACTTCATAAGAGAAACTACTCATTTTAGGATAATTTACCTTATAGATAAAAGTATGAgatattaaaatgaaaaggtGACATTTGGTAGCACGTATCGATGGATttattaaacatgttttttttaaatgcttatAAACTTCATGCTTATAAACTGCTAGGATGTTTCATATTCGTCAAATAAAAGAGTCTTACTatcgtttgtttatgtttttccatgGTAGTTTATTtgtgattttgattttaaaataaatattagttttgaagatttatgAGCAACATTGAATGCGATCACccggtaaaaataaaatcaacaattttcTTTAACGATGTTTAGACTCTTTCTTCGTGATGTACAATTTTATCGGGATGTGCTTCTCCACGATAATCGGTTTTTCAATGTACACCGGGTACGGCTTTTCCACGTGTACGACGAATGGCTCCGGAACATGGACGATTTTCGTGTGCAGCTTGCGCtccatgctgctgctgctgttcgtgACCCgggtcgtttcgttttccctaGTGGCTGACACCTTCTTCACCTTTTTCCGGCGCATTTCACTCAGGCGCAGCTTGGCCGCATTGCTATCGGCTGGGTCAGGCTGTGGGTCGATCTGCATGGGCCGTTTTTCCTCAACTTCTGGCTTCCCCACGACACTTGGCTCTTGCTCGTCGATGTCGGGCCGTTCAACGAGCCGGGGAAATGTGATGTCTCTCCGGGGGCTTGGTTTGAGCCTGAGTCGCGCTGCACTTATCACTATCAACATAGATAACACGAGCAGCTCGAGCTGAAATGGATATGGGGTTTTATTTGCCTTGTTACATGCTGGAAACGGCTTCGACATCGACATGATATTGAAAACTTACCTTCATCGTTGCAGCGGCCTTCGTGTCTTCGAACAAATCGTACCGAAATGCAATGAGTGTGGATCGGGCCGACGTTTAGGTATTTATAATGAAATGAGCAACATCCCGGATTGTAGGAGGGATAGGAAAAGTAATTATGGTGCCGACATCGAAATTGAATTTGGTTCGAGATCAGGTGAACCGAAACACACCATTGCATAAAACaccagataaaaataaaacgaactgCCTAATCAACCAGAAAACTGTTCCGTCGCCGTCATCTTCCGTTTCGAAACGGAATCGTGTTTCGGGTGAGTGGTGACACAGTGGGAAAACTGTTGCGTATGGCCGCGGAAGCAACATAACTGCGCGCAAGACGAACTGATTATGACGCTCTCGACACCACTGAGCCCGGCTGGAGACAAAAACGGGCGCGAAAACGGATCGAACACGGGGTATAACCGTGGTACAGGCCAGAGCGGGGAAATGTCTGCACGGGTCGccgaggaaagaaaaagaactcgTTGCCTCCCAATTACAGGCAGCACTTGTTCGTGGAGCCAAACGTAGCTTATAGTGCGGCGATTGCATATTTATAACTGTagcatttcattttctttttgtcactTTTGTCCCGGAATGAGCTTCAGACGTGCGAAAATTTGAAACGAAATTCAAGCTGTCAAATGGATTTACGATCACCCTAGAGGAGGGTTTGGCACATGgcgaaaaagcaacaaaacaatacTTACAAATggcttttttaaaaaatattttccattaaaaTAGTACTATACTTTGCTTTAACGTCCACGTCAAAAAAACTAATCGAATCGGTAAGGATAGggcaaaagtttcaaaaattttggaaaatttcatcGCAAGCATTcagcaaaataaagatatTCGGTGCTTATAAAATACagggtgaaaaatgaaaaaaaaaacagaaaatgtaAATTGAGATTAAACCTATTCGTttataaaatgtacaaaactTGCTTTCattctaaaaaaatatgataatttGTGACCAGTTGAGATGAAATAACCGTTCTAGGGACCCCGAGCAGCTAAAAGTTTAAGGACCTACATACATTTGTGATccttaaaatatgaaattgttttttagaAGTAGTTTACTgtaatgtgtgttttttagaAGTagcattttacattttgtataaaaaaattaaaagaattcaaattcgatcttttttgcttttgtgtaaatgatgaagaggtacaaaaaaaacccaaaaatgaTAGTCAGCAAATACACTAAAAATCTTGAAAATTACGAAGTTACAGACCAAAAGAccaagatttttattttaacccaTAAAATACGAGAAGGCAACGTTTGGTAACCGAACAAGTCAAAACTCTATTCAGTTAGTTCATTTGCATCATTCTCATATTTTCATATCCTTTACTCactttcaaaaaacatttgccTGCATTTCATTGCAAGCTCGTGGAAAATCCTTGAATCCCAATACTTTTTCATATAAGTGCAACAGTTGCAGAAAAGAAGGTAACCTCAATGGTCCGAAATTCCTCGCCCTCAAATGCAGGAATCAGGGACAGGGCGGCATTTTTAGCATTCTGGTCAACATAATAAAGATATCACTTCAGGTGAAAAATTTCGTAGGAATCAATAAATAAAGACGTTTTCAACATATCTTACAGCCTACTGCGTGTTTGTCTTCTTCGTCTCGTTTCTGTTTGTGTATTTTGACCTCGTTGTCAACTCGCGTCGcggtttgatattttatttctatcttTTGTTAGGAAGATCCTTTCTCCTTCAGCTTCCACAGCTTGAGCTTCCAATTTGACGTCCCGGAAAACTGATCCGGGACCAGCTCCACCAGCTTGTCACGGCCGAACGCGGACCACTTCAAAGTGGAAGCGCGATTGAagtgtttcaaattttaacCCATAAGTCATTTTTATAGCATCATGGTGAAGTTGTCCGCCGCCGAATTCAGCTTGGATTCCCTGGTCCCGAAAAGATGTGTCGCTCGCAACGGTGTCGGAGGCGAAGGCTCGAAGTCCGCCAGCTTCCGCGGCGCAACTGAAATCAACGCAAAAAGGGGTTCAGTTTCTGCAAAATTCATGAGCTGATTGAATTTTTGCTGCACCTATCCGGAAAGCTTCCTCGCGGCCTCCAGGGAAACGCGTTTGGGCTTAATCATTTTCGATTTCGGCTGGTCGGCCGGTGCGAAGAGCTCGACGGCAAGTTTGGTGATGACCAGTTTGATGTGTCTGcatgagattttttttcggttcgtCAGTTCGCTCCCTTGTCCCTTCCAAGTCTGGCTATCCAGTTTGGTATTACTGCTTTGATCAAGTTCCCCACCGGAGGACTCTCGCCCCGGGGCGTTGTTTATCGGTGACAGAATTCCGTTGGCAGTTGGAAGTTGTACCCGGGAACATAATTTCTTTCTCCTCGCACCCAACCCACCGGCCTTCCACGAGGGTGCGTTCCGAAAAGGCGCGTTGCCAACTTTTTCCAGAGCATAAACATCGaaacattgcaaaacaaaaaaaatcgccAAATGCCATCGTTTCGAGCCGCGTCGCGAAGGTGATTGGGACCGAGGCCGACCCTCGCCGGGACACCATCTCGGCCGGTCGGTTTCTGGGGCCGGGAcataaaattctttttgattgttttgcaGCTTGACGACATCATCAATCAATATATCGACAAGTTTTTATCAACTGATATTGCAATCCGCTGTGTCCGCGCGCAAACAAGTGTCGGTTTGCGGTCGAACGTTGCATTCTTTTTTCACAGTTTCCCTCCAGCCGTTTTAACGTTGCGCTAGATGTGTGTTTAAtccttgccattttttttgttggtcatgtcACACCGTACGTCTGTTTGATAGCAAGGAAGAATGCAGGTTCGAAAGAGAGCGAAggcgaaaaacacaaacacacacacatttgtaAAACCGCAGTCGCATTGCAAAATggcattgaaaataaaaatgtaaggaTTCCGGCGAAAGGGTTGACGATTGACAGTTTTTAAAATACGTGTTGCTGGCAGTGTATTTCGAAGCGATGtagtaagttttttttccctttaaaGGAAGGAATTACGGTACACAAGGAGGATACTGCCTGCAACTATGTCCTTCGTGTGGATAGTTTATTTGGCAAGGTGTGAAAATTGTAGCATGTATCTGGTAGAAACAAATAAGAATGTTCTTGTTTTGAGCAACACCTACGAACAATCATAAGAATgggttttccaattttcaatttaaaaaagtttcctCCTATTCCTTTCCGATCCATCAACATATTAAATCACAAATACTATAAAATAAGTATAACAAATGATAAGGTAATTCTATTTTGGAAAGATAGTCTATTTAGCGTGAATTTGTGTTTCTATGAACAATGCATTCATAACTAAACAATGTTGATGTTGATATGAATAGGTCACGCAAGAAGTTTCTTGCTTCACTCAACGATATTTACATTCAACATGTAATATAAGGTTCGAACTGTCTATCTTAAAGCATGCATTAATATTTCATTACATTTTAGCTgtaagaaaaaagtaaaagtaagtAATAGGAATGATACTATATTATGCaattttgtattaaaaaatgatcaaatcaAACTGTATGCAAAATGATCAACGTATCACAAAATGCTCACAtaagaattttttttcaaatttgggCCAACACAACGACTTTCGTaatagaatgaaaaaatgtCACAGTTGGATATCACTATATTTTGAAAGTTAAATTTATGTGTCTTGGAATTTTCGAGTGAAGGAATACCTTCgaattgaactttttttctctcatcaacttttattataatgaatttattttttcaaaaaagaagttagaacaacaacaacaaacaacaaacaaactaattTAACTaaattctatttatttatttattttattttgattaaaaGATTTCTCcgaaatggtaaacaaacgaatggtTGTGATGACTGTACTGAGTGCCCTGGCATACATAAGTTTAACATAAGTTCGACACTCGGGAACCAAACAGACAAACCATAGTGTGAAAAACTCCGTTCCAGGCGATTCCTTACGGGCGAGCAGCGTCAAATCGTGTCACCTGGGCTGTGAAACAACCGCATCGAATCGCACGAAACCCTGGGAGGATCTTCACGGTGGCTTAGAGgcctttcaaaatattgacaCGAGGCGCATCGAAACGGCAGCCACACACCACACAACCGAAGTGGTGGTGCGTTAAGGAGCGTGCAAATTTAAAAAGCCGATACACCGTAGTGCAAGAACCGCTTTCTTTCTGAGCCCAGGATAATCAATAGACACAATTTCCACCGTGAAACCGGAACGATATTAATTTGAAGAACTTGCTTCGCATAAATCATGCCCAACCCATTGTTGTTGTATTGCTGCTGAAAGTCAATGGAACTGGATGTTTTCTCTCCTTTTTGTCTGTTGACGGTAGTTTCTGGTGGTGACTTATTCGCGTAACAAACGCGTTGAACATCGCATGGACAAGCCTTATAAGGGAGCTACCGTGAAGACCCATTCGACTAGTTTTACCTTGTCTTCTCATCTTCAGTTCAAGTGGAGTGAGGCGGATAACAACATAcccaaataaaacacacaaaacatcaaaaaggcAGCATTGTTTGGAAGCGGTCTCTTATGCCTGTGTAAtttgatttggaaaatttttcatttcgtttgttCTCTTCTCCGTCGTTTCCCCTTGGCCGGATTCTAATGCAAGCCGTTTCCAATCGATTTGGGCGTCTTTTTGCGGAAAAGCAAGTTTCTTTCGTCGAGCAGTTGTGATTGGAAGGGAAATATACGAATATGATGACGTTATTGTAAGCGAATCTGCCACGTACAGCTGAACTGAACGGAACTCGTTCGCTGCTAAAGGTGCCGTATCGGTTTGATAAGGTGTCATAATATGAGTATGTTTTATGGATTTCTCCAATTGGACGGATTTGGCTTTCCTcctgaaataaaaacaaaaaaaaaaccgatgtGGACTGTTTCTGCTCACCCTCTCCGATGAGCTGTCAATCGAGACGaaatgtgaaagaaaaacctccCAAAATGTAACTCCCCTCATCgcattttaacttttttttgtgacTACGCACCCGACCGGTGTCATCgtaccctttttttcctccttcagtGTACCTTCATCAGTAGGAAATTTATGACGTTGTTTACATACGACCAAACGGCTGAATCGTGTAGACCGattcttttgattttgattgaaattcgGTCGCGACACGACGGCTTTTGGTAGAACTATTCCGTTCGCGGACTGTGTTGATGTGATtggaatcgatttttcatgccgCCTAATTGGACCGATGGACTGACTGGAGTAACTGGACGCATCATTTGTCATCGAGGCGTTGTGGAAAACTGTTGTTACCAAAATGTTCCAAAAGGTCCGCTTCTCAAGCGGCTTCAATGACGAGTTATTTATGATTGAAAATGAATTGTATTGTTTATTGTGGAAAGAAAGATGCATAGAATATACGAAAGAGTGCGGTATTTCAAttcgttttagttttgaaTTACACTTTTCCGTTGaaacaagtaaaaaatatGTCTTTTTTCGGTTGTTACATCATGTTTGTGCAGAATCAAACGAATGATGAGGTATTTAAGGCAAATTTATCAGCACGTcaaaacaaccacaacacTCCCATGGTGCAATGGGGTCGTCACTTTCACCCTGGTCAGTTCTCACCACGCAAGTCGCAAATGATTCGGTTGATTGCCGATGAAAAACTCTTTCCTTTCCCGCTCATTGCACGCTCCGATCCTTCCTCTCCTTCCTCCCCCCGAGCTGCCTTGCCGATCCGATGGTTGTCGTGTGAATTCCGTTTCCTGATTGTTTCCGCTTCTGCACATGTTTCGCACCAACCGAAGATGTCCTCGGAAACGCTTCAACAGCTACGCAAGAGTGGCTCGGTCTAGTTCGAGTGTGTCATCATTTGTCGGTGTTTATGGCGTGTTACACACACACGGCTGGTGGAGACGGCCGGAACCCTCGCCCGAAGGATGTTGTTAGTGTCACCAAAGAGGCGAAAATCGTCCACACACTCCCTTCAACCTCCCTCGCACGGAAACACAAGTACCGAAGGACTCATCTCTGGCTGAAGTCCGGGAGATATGCTTCATCGAGCTTGAAactgtaaatttaatttagcaAACAAAGCGATGGCACTATAAAACAACACTCAACAAATCGTTTCGTCCTTTGCCTCCCTCCCCCGGATCCATTCCGGGAGCGGAGAGTCGGAGGGAATGCGTTCGTTTCGGGGGTTGGCGTTTGCTTGAAACGTGTAAAAATCATCCCATTCCAGGGGTGAGCTCGTCTTTAGCAAATGGAGggatcaaaaaataaaatttcgcaCTCCGCGCGTATGTGGAACgtttggcatttttttttctctcctacttgtttcgggtggaaaatgtgtgtcaCAAAGAGTGAAAATTTACGACCGAACGTTCTTGTTTGTGCGATTTGATTTTTACACACCGAAAGTAACGATATGATGAAACTGACACCGTCTCTCCCGTATCCTTGATTTGTGGAGGAAACGAGATTTTTGCGTGAAAACTTTGCCGTATAAAAGCAAAGATTAAGTTTTGGAACGACATTGAGGCTATGTTGCCGATCAAGCGGTTGTGAacataattgaatttaaattttccaatctGCAATACTCGCTACTGAGACATT
This window harbors:
- the LOC131285689 gene encoding uncharacterized protein LOC131285689 codes for the protein MKLELLVLSMLIVISAARLRLKPSPRRDITFPRLVERPDIDEQEPSVVGKPEVEEKRPMQIDPQPDPADSNAAKLRLSEMRRKKVKKVSATRENETTRVTNSSSSMERKLHTKIVHVPEPFVVHVEKPYPVYIEKPIIVEKHIPIKLYITKKESKHR